The following are encoded in a window of Danio aesculapii chromosome 12, fDanAes4.1, whole genome shotgun sequence genomic DNA:
- the LOC130238256 gene encoding uncharacterized protein LOC130238256 isoform X1, translating to MKLGLLNIRSLAPKALIINEIITDNNLNALCLTETWLKQNDYISLNEATPPGFLYKHEARQTGRGGGVASIFSDILNVNQRNGLMFSSFEVLALNVVLPNTMQKPMLSLALITIYRPPGPYVNFLKEFSDFISDLLVKTDKILIVGDFNIHIDDANDTLGLAFTDLLVSLGIKQNVIGPTHRLKHTLDLILSYGIEVTDVDIIPQSDDITDHYLLLYKLCLPEISRSAPIYRPSRTIVPSTKDEFINNLPDLSLLRNAPANANDLDVVTSSMDAIFTSTLNTVAPIKLKKTRENKTTTVV from the coding sequence atgaagcttggtctcctaaacatcaggtcactagcacctaaagcacttatcataaatgaaataataacagataacaatcttaatgcactctgtctcactgaaacctggctgaaacaaaatgactatattagtttaaatgaggcaactcctccaggattcttatataaacatgaggctcgtcaaactggtcgtggtggtggagttgcgtcaatctttagtgatattcttaatgttaatcagagaaacggacttatgtttagctcctttgaagtactagcgcttaatgttgtccttccaaacactatgcaaaaacctatgttatctctcgctctaatcaccatatatagacctccaggaccctatgtcaattttctaaaagagttttctgattttatctctgacttactagttaaaactgataaaatactaattgtaggagactttaacatccacatagatgacgctaacgacacgttagggctcgcgtttacggacttgctggtctcactaggaataaagcaaaatgttattggtccaactcatcgcctaaagcatacactagatctaattctgtcttatggaattgaggtcactgatgtagacattataccacaaagtgatgatattacagaccactacctcttactatataagctgtgtttacctgaaattagcagatccgctccgatatatcgtcctagtagaactattgttccatccactaaagatgaatttataaataacttacctgatctttctctacttcgaaatgcacccgcaaacgcaaatgaccttgatgtagtaaccagcagtatggatgccatctttactagcactttaaatactgtggcacccatcaaactaaaaaagactagagagaataaaactacaaccgtggtataa
- the LOC130238256 gene encoding uncharacterized protein LOC130238256 isoform X2, whose amino-acid sequence MSLACLSLSAGEASMEALELELEAVESQIRSLETKREGIRALLLTRTRSSEVSVRYNDNLPVSSTPRVSLSRPSAPRTRCTQASFTPTPGYHGPWVQPRKVLARSRGRTSPPPVFEIPTENRFAPLRETGRDVAIIGDSIVRHVRSTSSKDTYYPERCREPRCRRPPRGDERHRAPADGDPEEGLQEPDRDGSTHFARHADHRFWTASYLPPRK is encoded by the exons atgtcgcttgcgtgtctgtccttgagtgcaggagaggcatcgatggaggcgctggagctggagctggaagcggtggagtcccagattcgctcgctggagacgaagcgagagggcatcagggctctgctcttaacccgtactcgctcgtctgaggtaagtgtccgatacaacgacaatctcccagtttcttcaaccccgcgtgtttctctgtccaggcccagcgcaccgaggacgcggtgcacccaggcgtcgttcacgccgactcccggctaccacggcccctgggtgcaaccgcgtaaggtgcttgccaggtcccggggcagaacgtctcctcctccggtgttcgagatccccacggagaaccgcttcgcccctctccgcgagacgggtcgcgatgttgccatcattggcgactcaatcgtccgccacgtccgctccacttcctccaaag atacctactatcctgagcgctgccgagagcctcggtgccgccgtcctccacgtggggacgaacgacaccgggctccggcagacggagatcctgaagaaggacttcaggagcctgatcgagacggttcgacgcacttcgcccgccacgcagatcatcgtttctggaccgcttcctacctaccgccgaggaaatga